One Phocaeicola dorei genomic region harbors:
- a CDS encoding chromate transporter: protein MNFYLQSFLIFLKIGLFTIGGGYAMVPLIQDEIVDKRKWIDKEDFIDLLALAQSVPGIFAVNIAIFIGYKLRNFRGALAMALGTILPSFFIMLAIALFFQQFKQYQIVENIFKGIRPAVVALIAAPTFSMAKSAKINRYTIWIPIVSALLIWVLDVSPVYIIIIAGVGGFIYGKYKHKYSSK, encoded by the coding sequence ATGAATTTCTATTTACAATCATTTCTTATCTTCTTAAAGATAGGACTATTTACCATTGGCGGAGGATATGCCATGGTTCCCCTAATTCAAGATGAAATAGTGGACAAACGAAAATGGATTGACAAAGAGGATTTTATTGATTTATTAGCCCTCGCTCAGTCTGTACCTGGAATATTTGCTGTAAATATTGCCATATTTATCGGATATAAATTGCGTAATTTCCGTGGAGCATTGGCAATGGCTTTAGGCACAATACTCCCCTCTTTCTTTATTATGTTGGCAATTGCCTTATTCTTTCAACAGTTCAAACAATACCAAATTGTAGAGAATATATTCAAGGGAATCCGTCCGGCAGTAGTAGCCCTTATTGCAGCTCCAACTTTCTCCATGGCAAAATCGGCCAAGATAAACCGTTACACTATCTGGATACCAATAGTATCCGCATTACTTATCTGGGTATTGGACGTATCCCCTGTCTACATTATCATAATAGCGGGCGTGGGGGGTTTTATATATGGCAAGTACAAACATAAATATTCATCCAAATGA
- a CDS encoding chromate transporter gives MIFLYLFYTFCKIGLFGFGGGYAMLSMIQGEVVTRYNWVSASEFTDIIAISQMTPGPIGINSATYVGYTAVLNAGYNENWAIFGSCIATFAVVFPSFILMVIISRFFLKYQKHPVVEAVFKGLRPAVVGLLAAAALVLMNAENFSSYQIDLYQFIISIIIFLVTFIGTRKYKINPILMIILCGVAGFLLY, from the coding sequence ATGATTTTTCTATATTTATTCTATACATTCTGTAAAATAGGTCTCTTCGGTTTCGGAGGAGGCTATGCCATGTTGTCCATGATACAAGGAGAAGTAGTAACAAGATATAATTGGGTCAGTGCCAGCGAATTTACAGATATCATCGCTATCAGCCAGATGACACCAGGCCCCATTGGTATCAACTCTGCTACTTATGTGGGATATACTGCAGTATTGAATGCAGGCTACAATGAAAACTGGGCCATATTCGGTTCTTGTATAGCTACTTTTGCTGTAGTTTTTCCATCATTCATATTAATGGTAATCATCAGCCGGTTCTTCTTGAAATACCAAAAGCATCCGGTTGTAGAAGCCGTATTCAAAGGGTTGCGTCCGGCAGTGGTAGGTCTGCTGGCAGCGGCTGCACTCGTCTTGATGAATGCTGAAAACTTCAGTAGCTATCAAATAGATTTGTATCAATTTATCATCAGTATAATTATTTTTCTAGTAACCTTTATAGGTACACGGAAATACAAAATTAATCCTATATTAATGATTATACTTTGCGGAGTGGCAGGATTCCTGCTTTACTAA
- a CDS encoding helix-turn-helix domain-containing protein → MGNHQKKQISLLICLYISIILPLYANDFLFTSINTSHGLSDNQIRYILQLPDGRMVFTTNGNINLYDGIHFSYLHRTDKNVYPLKQYDGFYRIYQSGDSLLWVKDYHKLMGINLYKEEYIRDLESYFQNKNIPEPIENLFADCAGHIWILTDHKLQELQTGIHITLSPNDTRQLQDLNTENDSLYLFYNTGEVDCYDMTSRKRLYSAAAYAETEQQYFARTSLVVKAPNSFYQLRNGYKGGLFCFNTCQRTWKKILEENYALNTLIITPDNQKAYITCVHGFWILDLTKEKLQYIPILETKNGQRLSTEISTIFQDRQGGLWIGTLNRGLLYYHPSMHKLTQINRNNFPVAPEKDIAVESFAEDNKGMIYLKEHTHIYRLSTEKDGTRTLISEHNSSIPAEVKKKFNRGTETAFFKGKTYTALCTDTRGWTWAGTADGLELFIPDEQTPRIFYRENGLSNNFVQGIIEDDHNDIWVTTSNGISRIHINQKNKEPYFTNFNQQDGALEGEYLTKAVFKASDGTLYFGGIDGFNIFNPDNESITPELPYSPVFTCLRLYGKKIKLPQASPYTKEIELGYNQNFLTFEFSALNYINSERTYYRYQLEGIDKNWMNVFTSKPGNTTAGNGMLQASYTNLPPGEYTFKVMASDTPLQWNEKITVIKLTIHAPWWKTTTAYTIYLLILLFITVGSIRLYICWTRKKIERRHKEEILLLRIRNLIEQCNNYEAEQKARLEKNGTATSTCFENDKQPDHPKTTNTESAFLARAIEQVEKNMHVIGYSVEQLSRDLCMERTGLYRKLVNLLDQSPSLFIRNIRLQRAAQLLTENELSIAEIAERTGFSSSSYLSKCFQEMYGCRPSEYARKIKKST, encoded by the coding sequence ATGGGAAATCATCAAAAAAAACAAATAAGCCTACTGATCTGTTTATATATCAGTATAATATTGCCACTATATGCCAATGATTTCCTGTTTACTTCCATCAATACTTCACACGGATTAAGCGACAACCAGATAAGATATATCCTACAACTACCTGACGGAAGAATGGTGTTTACTACTAATGGCAACATCAATTTATATGATGGTATACATTTCAGTTATCTGCATCGGACGGATAAAAATGTATATCCTTTAAAACAATATGACGGGTTCTACCGCATTTATCAAAGTGGAGACTCCCTACTTTGGGTGAAAGACTATCACAAACTAATGGGAATCAATCTCTACAAAGAGGAATATATCCGAGATTTAGAATCTTATTTCCAAAATAAAAATATACCGGAACCGATAGAAAATCTTTTTGCCGACTGTGCAGGACACATTTGGATACTGACAGACCATAAATTACAAGAATTACAAACCGGAATCCATATAACTTTATCCCCCAATGATACCCGCCAACTACAAGATCTAAATACGGAGAATGATTCACTTTACCTGTTCTATAATACGGGAGAAGTAGATTGTTATGACATGACAAGCAGAAAACGACTATACAGTGCTGCTGCCTATGCGGAAACCGAGCAACAATACTTTGCCCGAACCTCCTTGGTTGTCAAAGCTCCAAACAGCTTTTACCAATTACGCAACGGATATAAAGGTGGTTTGTTCTGTTTCAACACATGCCAACGGACATGGAAAAAGATACTTGAAGAAAACTATGCACTTAATACTTTAATCATCACCCCCGACAATCAAAAAGCGTATATAACCTGTGTACATGGTTTTTGGATACTGGATCTTACTAAGGAAAAACTGCAATATATTCCTATTTTGGAAACTAAAAACGGACAACGACTCTCAACAGAAATCAGCACTATATTCCAAGACCGACAAGGAGGATTATGGATTGGAACTCTCAACCGAGGATTACTATATTACCATCCGTCCATGCATAAACTTACCCAAATAAACCGTAACAATTTTCCAGTTGCTCCTGAAAAAGATATTGCAGTAGAAAGTTTTGCCGAAGACAATAAAGGAATGATCTATCTGAAAGAACATACTCATATTTACCGCTTGTCCACTGAAAAAGATGGAACACGCACCCTTATCTCCGAACATAATTCATCTATCCCTGCCGAAGTAAAAAAGAAATTCAACAGAGGAACAGAAACTGCCTTTTTCAAGGGAAAAACATATACGGCCCTATGTACTGACACACGAGGCTGGACTTGGGCAGGGACAGCAGATGGTCTGGAACTTTTTATACCGGACGAGCAAACCCCACGCATTTTTTATCGTGAAAATGGATTAAGTAATAACTTTGTACAAGGCATTATTGAAGATGATCACAATGATATCTGGGTAACTACAAGCAATGGAATCTCACGTATCCACATCAATCAGAAAAATAAAGAACCATACTTCACCAATTTCAATCAACAGGATGGCGCATTAGAAGGGGAATATCTAACAAAGGCTGTTTTCAAAGCATCGGACGGTACACTTTACTTCGGTGGCATAGACGGATTCAATATCTTCAATCCTGATAATGAATCAATCACTCCGGAACTCCCCTATTCCCCAGTGTTCACTTGTTTGCGGCTATACGGCAAAAAGATAAAACTTCCCCAAGCCAGCCCTTATACAAAAGAAATAGAACTGGGCTACAATCAGAATTTCCTCACTTTCGAATTCTCTGCTTTGAACTATATCAATAGTGAACGCACCTATTATCGTTATCAATTAGAAGGTATTGATAAAAACTGGATGAATGTTTTCACCAGCAAACCAGGCAATACCACAGCAGGTAATGGTATGCTTCAAGCGTCCTATACTAATTTACCTCCCGGAGAATACACATTCAAAGTTATGGCATCCGATACCCCTCTCCAGTGGAATGAAAAAATAACCGTTATAAAACTCACCATCCATGCCCCTTGGTGGAAAACAACCACCGCTTATACTATTTACCTGCTCATTTTACTATTTATTACAGTAGGAAGTATCCGTCTTTACATATGTTGGACCCGAAAAAAAATAGAGCGTCGGCATAAAGAGGAAATTCTACTACTCCGCATCCGCAACCTGATAGAGCAATGCAACAATTACGAAGCCGAACAAAAAGCACGTCTGGAAAAGAATGGCACAGCAACCTCCACTTGCTTTGAAAACGACAAGCAACCGGATCATCCTAAAACAACCAATACCGAATCCGCTTTTTTAGCACGGGCTATAGAACAGGTAGAAAAGAATATGCATGTCATCGGTTATTCAGTAGAACAGCTAAGTCGAGACCTTTGCATGGAAAGAACAGGACTTTATCGCAAACTAGTAAATTTATTAGATCAGTCTCCCAGCCTTTTCATCCGTAACATCCGTTTACAACGAGCTGCGCAACTACTTACTGAAAACGAACTCAGTATTGCAGAAATAGCAGAACGCACAGGCTTCAGCAGTTCCAGCTATCTAAGTAAGTGCTTCCAAGAAATGTATGGATGCCGCCCCTCCGAATACGCCAGAAAAATAAAGAAATCAACCTGA
- a CDS encoding glycoside hydrolase family 31 protein: MNFIKKMTLTLIGATIIATNGIAQSVQHTTQGITYTTQEIDVKVEFYSPTIVRIYKTPIKKPYKKESLVIIKTPETTSVTFGEKGKNVTLSSNVIQVEVNPETGGIRFSDKEGKLLLTDKDYGTQFTPFDDAGVPSYNVRQAFLLDKDEVIYGLGQQQTGKVNQRNQKLFLRNQNMSICIPFIHSIKGYALYWDNYSPTTFVDNPQEMSFDSEVGDCADYYFIYGGNADKVIANVRELTGQAPLYPLWALGFWQCRERYKSPDELCEVVDKYRKLKVPLDGIIQDWQYWGCDSNWNAMKFQNPRYINKMGDKEYMKYLPNGEDKSARYGTPRIKTPKEMIDYVHKQNAHIMISVWASFGPWTEMYQKMDSLKALLQFDTWPNNAGVRPYDPYNPVARDLYWSEMKKNIFDLGMDGWWLDSTEPDHMNLKDQDFNTLTYLGTFRRVHNAFPLMSNKGVYEHQRATTSDKRVFLLTRSSFLGQQRYASHSWSGDVVSTWEVMRKQLAAGLNYSLCGIPYWNTDLGGFFAWKYNNNVNNIAYHELHVRWYQWGVFQPIMRSHNSSPVAIEIYQFGQKGDWAYDALEKYTHLRYRLLPYLYSTSWEVTSKAGSFIRPLMMDFPKDPKVLDMDTEYMFGHNFLVRPVTDSLYTWQDKNQNGYLKDLKKIGNTEVYLPKGANWTDFWTGQTLEGGQTIQREVPIDIMPIYVRAGSILPWGPAVQYSTEKKWDNLTIRIYPGADAEFTLYEDEFDNYNYEKGAYTTILMKWDDKERTLTINERKGNYKGMLKNRKFNIILVEPGKGCGDEDSPTFDQSISYKGKQVNVKL, from the coding sequence ATGAATTTTATTAAAAAAATGACTCTAACCCTAATTGGAGCAACTATCATTGCAACAAATGGCATCGCACAGAGTGTACAACACACCACACAAGGAATAACGTATACTACACAAGAAATAGATGTCAAAGTAGAATTTTACTCTCCCACCATTGTCCGTATTTATAAAACCCCCATTAAGAAACCTTATAAAAAAGAAAGTCTGGTCATTATCAAAACACCGGAAACCACCTCTGTAACTTTCGGTGAGAAAGGGAAAAATGTAACACTCAGCAGCAATGTTATACAAGTAGAAGTAAATCCTGAAACCGGAGGTATCCGTTTTTCCGACAAAGAAGGAAAATTATTACTGACTGATAAAGATTATGGTACCCAATTCACCCCCTTCGATGACGCCGGCGTTCCATCATATAATGTTCGTCAAGCTTTCTTACTGGACAAAGATGAAGTGATTTACGGACTAGGACAGCAACAAACAGGAAAAGTGAACCAACGGAATCAGAAACTATTTCTCCGTAACCAAAACATGAGCATTTGCATTCCGTTTATTCATTCAATAAAAGGATATGCCCTTTATTGGGACAATTACTCCCCCACCACTTTTGTAGACAATCCACAAGAAATGTCTTTTGACTCGGAAGTAGGTGATTGTGCAGATTATTATTTCATTTACGGCGGCAATGCAGATAAAGTAATAGCCAATGTACGCGAACTGACTGGACAGGCTCCTCTCTATCCGCTTTGGGCACTAGGATTCTGGCAATGTCGCGAACGTTATAAAAGCCCGGATGAATTATGCGAAGTTGTAGATAAGTACCGTAAACTGAAAGTCCCTCTGGATGGCATTATACAGGATTGGCAATATTGGGGATGCGACTCTAACTGGAATGCCATGAAGTTCCAAAATCCCCGTTACATCAACAAAATGGGCGATAAAGAATATATGAAATATCTTCCAAACGGAGAAGATAAAAGCGCACGTTACGGTACTCCAAGAATCAAAACTCCCAAAGAAATGATTGACTATGTGCACAAACAAAATGCACATATCATGATCTCCGTATGGGCTTCTTTCGGCCCTTGGACTGAAATGTATCAAAAAATGGACAGTCTGAAAGCACTTCTTCAATTTGATACTTGGCCCAACAATGCCGGAGTCAGGCCATACGACCCTTATAATCCTGTTGCACGTGATCTCTATTGGTCAGAGATGAAAAAGAACATATTCGATCTGGGCATGGACGGTTGGTGGCTAGACTCTACTGAACCCGATCACATGAATCTGAAGGACCAGGATTTTAATACTCTCACCTATTTGGGAACTTTCCGCAGAGTACATAATGCTTTCCCGTTAATGTCCAATAAAGGAGTATATGAACATCAACGAGCTACTACTTCGGACAAACGAGTATTCCTACTCACTCGTTCTTCTTTCCTAGGACAGCAACGCTATGCTTCTCATTCGTGGAGCGGAGATGTAGTTTCTACCTGGGAAGTCATGCGCAAACAATTAGCAGCCGGATTGAATTACTCATTATGCGGCATTCCCTATTGGAATACAGATTTGGGAGGATTCTTTGCCTGGAAATACAATAATAATGTAAACAACATAGCTTATCACGAGTTACATGTCCGCTGGTATCAATGGGGAGTGTTTCAACCCATTATGCGCTCACACAATTCTAGTCCGGTAGCAATCGAAATATACCAATTCGGCCAAAAAGGCGACTGGGCCTATGATGCGTTAGAAAAATATACTCACCTGCGTTATCGCCTGCTACCTTATCTTTATAGCACTTCCTGGGAGGTAACCAGCAAAGCAGGCAGCTTTATCCGCCCATTAATGATGGATTTCCCGAAAGATCCCAAAGTACTTGATATGGATACCGAATATATGTTCGGACATAATTTCCTAGTACGTCCCGTTACAGACTCGCTTTATACATGGCAAGACAAAAATCAGAACGGTTACTTAAAAGATTTAAAAAAGATTGGAAATACAGAGGTATATTTACCTAAAGGAGCAAACTGGACAGACTTTTGGACCGGGCAAACTTTGGAAGGCGGGCAAACGATCCAACGGGAAGTACCCATTGATATTATGCCTATTTATGTACGTGCGGGATCTATCCTTCCTTGGGGACCAGCAGTGCAATACTCTACAGAAAAGAAGTGGGATAATCTGACGATTCGCATCTATCCGGGTGCTGATGCGGAATTTACCCTTTATGAAGATGAATTTGATAATTATAATTATGAAAAAGGTGCTTACACAACCATCCTGATGAAATGGGATGACAAAGAGCGCACACTGACTATTAACGAGCGAAAAGGCAACTACAAAGGTATGCTGAAAAACCGCAAATTCAACATCATACTTGTTGAACCGGGGAAAGGATGTGGAGATGAGGATAGCCCCACCTTTGACCAATCTATTTCCTATAAAGGGAAACAAGTCAATGTGAAATTATAA